GTAAGGATCAAAAAAATGCGTGCATTAGTTACCGGCGCCACAGGATTTATCGGACCGCATTTGTTAAAGCGATTGGATCGGCCGGTCATATTGAGCCGGAATGCTGATCGGGCACGGCAATCGCTGGCGAAATTCAACGTGCAAGCGCACCCGTGGAATCCTCTGGCCGACCCACCGCCATCGGAGGCGTTGGAAGGGATTGAAGCGATCTTTCATTTGGCCGGCGATCCGGTGGCCAGTGGCCGCTGGACTGCTGAAAAGAAACGCCAGATTCGAGACAGCCGGGAGTTGGGCACGCGCCACTTAGTACAGGCGCTGCGGCAGTTGAAAACACGTCCACCGGTGTTGGTGTCGGCCTCGGCCACCGGGTGGTATGGCGATCGTGGAGATGAATTGCTAGATGAATCTGCCCAGCCCGCCGGCGATTTTCTAGCGGAAGTGTGCGTGGCCTGGGAGCGCGAAGCGCAGGCAGCCACCGATTTGGGCGTGCGCGTTGCCTCGCTGCGAACAGGAATTGTGTTAGGCCGCGATGGGGGCGCACTGAAAAAAATGCTAACTCCCTTTAAGCTGGGCGTGGGCGGACGCTTGGGGAGCGGTCACCAGTGGATGCCCTGGATTCATGTGGAGGATTTGGTGGCGCTTTACTTGTACGCGGCAGAAAATGCCAACGTCGGTGGACCGGTCAACGCCACGGCGCCCAACCCAGTGACGAACGGGCAATTCACCAAAGCGTTGGCCGCGGCGGTTCACCGGCCGGCGGTCTTGCCCGCTCCGTATTTTGCGCTCCGACTGGCCTTGGGCGAGTTCGCCAAAGTGCTATTTGAATCGCAGCGCGTGATTCCGAAAACAGCCCTGGCCAGCGGGTTTCAATTTCGATATTCGGAAATTGGCTCCGCGCTGGAAGAGATTGTGCGTGGCGGATAGAGCCACTTTTCGATATTGCGTGTTCAAACCAGCCGGACGGCCACGCCGTCCAGTCCGGATGCTATGAGCATCCGACTAGTGGCGAATCAACGGATTGATCTGCGTTTATTTGCGTTTATTTGCGTTCATTTGCGTTCATTTGCGGCTGAGTCTGTTGGCTTCAGCAGCCCGCGGATTTTTAGCCAATCGGCCAGGCGGTCTTTCCAGGTGCTCAGCACCGGATCGTTGGGGGCTAAGCCCACGCCGTGCGGGCCTTGTTGATAGATGTGCAATTCCGCGGGAACTTTTGCCTTCCGCAGGGCAAGGTAGAACTGGACGCTGTTTTCTGCCGGAACGGAGGTGTCGGCGTTCGTGCAAAATAAAAATGTCGGCGGCGTTTCTGCAGTCACCTGCGTTTCATTGGAAAGATTTTTCACCAGCTCCGGATCAGGATTATCTCCCAGCAAGTTCTTCTTCGAACTCATGTGGGTGTAGTTGTTCTCCAGCGAAATCACGGCATAGCACAAAATTAAAAAATCGGGCCGGCAACTGGCACGCTCAATAGGGTCTTCCGCCTGCGGATTGCCCTGATCGAAATGCGTGCCGACGGTCGAAGCCAAATGGCCGCCGGCGGAAAATCCTAAAATCCCGATTCGCGAGGGATCGACTTTCCACGTGGCGGCATTGGTCCGCACCAGGCGGATGGCACGCTGGGCGTCTTCCAGCGGGGCCGGAAACTGATAACCCTTGCCGGCATGGCGATAGTCGAGCACCAAGGCGACGATGTCCAAAGTATTCAGCCACTGGGCAACCGCTTTCCCTTCTTTATCCAGCGATAAATGAGCATACCCGCCGCCTGGGCAAACAATAATTGCCGTGCCGTTGGCTTTGTCGTCGGGCGGAACGAAAACCGTCAGGTTCGGCTTGTCGTCGGGTTTGTCCCCTTTGGCGTCGGGCGCGCCCGCAGGCCACAGCAAAATGTTTTGCTCCGCAGCCACGGTTGACGATTGCCCAACTTGCATTACGGTAAGCACCACGATGCCCAGTACAAGCGCTTGCCAACGACTCGAAGAAACCATTTTTTCACTGCTGTTGAGTATAGAAATCCCAATGACCAAGCACCAATGACCAATCCTCAGATTACTTATTGGCCATTGGGACTTGGTCATTGGTCATTCGCCACAAAATTCCGGGGGCTCCGCGGCCTCGACTCCGGCCACCCGACGCCATAAATTTAATTTCCACTTATCAATAGCGGCTATCATAAGCCGGTGGCTGATGGATGTCTAATCGGAATCGCACCGCCCAGACGCGCAGGATGGTTTAAGTGAGCACAACGTCCGGCAAAGCAGGGAACTGGACCAAACTGAATCGGCAAATTGTCAATTGCGAGCGCTGCCCAAGGCTGCGAAATTATTGTCGCCGCATCGCCCAGGAAAAGCGGCGGGCCTTTGCGCAGTGGGATTATTGGGGCCGGCCGCTGCCGAATTTTGGCGACAACAAGGCCCGGCTGTTGATTGTTGGCCTGGCGCCTGCGGCGCATGGCGGGAACCGGACCGGGCGGATGTTTACCGGCGATCGGAGTGGCGACTGGCTATATCGGGCGCTGTTCAAAGCCGGCTTTGCCACTCAACCGCAGAGCGTTTCGCGGGACGATGAATTGCAGCTTCTGGATTGCGCCATTACGGCCGTGGCGCACTGCGCGCCACCAGATAACAAGCCCACGCCACGCGAAATTGCGAATTGCCAAGCGTGGTTGAATCAAACCGTCGATTTACTCAATCCGCATGTGATGTTGGCCTTGGGGCAAATTGGCTTTCGCGCCACCGTGGCACAGGCCAAGCGGCGCGGCTGGTATTCCGGGCCGCTGCCGAAGTTTGACCACGGCGCCGTGGTGAAGTTCAATGAGCGGCGGTGGCTGTTGGCCAGTTATCATCCCAGCCAGCAAAACACGTTTACTGGCAAATTGACCGAAGCGATGTTCGACCGGGTGTTTGCCAAAGCGCGGAAGATTTTGGATTCGATAGCGTGACATTTCGCCCGGTGGGTGGCTGGGGTCGAACGGAGTGAGCCCCCAGTGGCTCATTCCGGGGGCTCGGCGGCCTCGACCCCGGCCACACAAAATTAAATCAGGCGACAGCTTGATTTACGGTACATTCACCACTTCGCCGCCGGCGCGGGTGAAGAGCGCTTTGAGGGTGGCGTTATCGACGCTTTGCGGAATTTTGTGGACCGAGCCGTCGCAGAAGGCCGCCAAAAATCCGCCATCGCGCAGTCCAATTAGCCCGGCCAAAGGGTTATTTTCATCGGGCTCAAAATCGTCGGGCTTGGTCCAAATGACGGCTTTATCGTCAGCCGCTTCGACAAACATAATCGTTTTGGAAGTGCCGTCGGTGATTTGCTTGAGTTTAATTCCTTTGTCGCCCGGGAAGGCGGCATCGTCTCCCCGCACGGTGAGATAGACCGTTTTGAAATCGTCGGCCGCTTTGCTGCCCGGGGCTTTTAACACGGCGGGCATTTTTGCGATCAGCGGTTTGTTGTTGGGGCTATCCCACGGCTCGTCGAGTTTGAATTGTTGAAATAGAGCGTTTTCTTCCAGGAAGGGAAGGATGAGCACGCGCCAACTTAAAAGCGGGTTGCCGTTCTTGTCGGCGGAAAAGGCCGGCGGAAACGATTTCTTTGCATCCACAAAGATGAGGCTGGCCAGCGCAATTTGCTTCATGTTGTTAGACGAACCGGCGCCCCGGGCTGCTTGCCGCGCCTCAAACGTGGCGGGCAACAACAGGGGAATGGTAATCAAAGGCAATGTGCCGATTCCGCCGGTCAACGTGCCGTGCGAATCTAAACGGATGCCGTCTTTGGTGGTTTCTACCGTGGCCACGGTCGGCGTAAGATGCGGCACAATGGCCCG
This genomic interval from Pirellulales bacterium contains the following:
- a CDS encoding alpha/beta hydrolase, whose protein sequence is MVSSSRWQALVLGIVVLTVMQVGQSSTVAAEQNILLWPAGAPDAKGDKPDDKPNLTVFVPPDDKANGTAIIVCPGGGYAHLSLDKEGKAVAQWLNTLDIVALVLDYRHAGKGYQFPAPLEDAQRAIRLVRTNAATWKVDPSRIGILGFSAGGHLASTVGTHFDQGNPQAEDPIERASCRPDFLILCYAVISLENNYTHMSSKKNLLGDNPDPELVKNLSNETQVTAETPPTFLFCTNADTSVPAENSVQFYLALRKAKVPAELHIYQQGPHGVGLAPNDPVLSTWKDRLADWLKIRGLLKPTDSAANERK
- a CDS encoding uracil-DNA glycosylase; this translates as MSTTSGKAGNWTKLNRQIVNCERCPRLRNYCRRIAQEKRRAFAQWDYWGRPLPNFGDNKARLLIVGLAPAAHGGNRTGRMFTGDRSGDWLYRALFKAGFATQPQSVSRDDELQLLDCAITAVAHCAPPDNKPTPREIANCQAWLNQTVDLLNPHVMLALGQIGFRATVAQAKRRGWYSGPLPKFDHGAVVKFNERRWLLASYHPSQQNTFTGKLTEAMFDRVFAKARKILDSIA
- a CDS encoding TIGR01777 family oxidoreductase, which translates into the protein MRALVTGATGFIGPHLLKRLDRPVILSRNADRARQSLAKFNVQAHPWNPLADPPPSEALEGIEAIFHLAGDPVASGRWTAEKKRQIRDSRELGTRHLVQALRQLKTRPPVLVSASATGWYGDRGDELLDESAQPAGDFLAEVCVAWEREAQAATDLGVRVASLRTGIVLGRDGGALKKMLTPFKLGVGGRLGSGHQWMPWIHVEDLVALYLYAAENANVGGPVNATAPNPVTNGQFTKALAAAVHRPAVLPAPYFALRLALGEFAKVLFESQRVIPKTALASGFQFRYSEIGSALEEIVRGG